Genomic segment of Malus domestica chromosome 15, GDT2T_hap1:
TTCGGCAGGCAGTCCTCCCTCGACCCCATCCGCCGCAGCCCTTCCCACGACGATGACGACGACGTTGATCTCTCCGTCCCCGAGAATCTCGACTCCACCATGAACCTCCTTTTCCTCGCCTGCCGCGGCGACGTCCACGGCGTCGAGGACCTCCTCAATCAAGGCGTCGACGTCAACAGCATCGATTTGGACGGCCGTACGGCGCTCCATATCGCTGCCTGCGAGGGCCACGTCGAGGTTGCTAGGCTGTTGCTCTCCCGCAAGGCCAATATCGATGCTCGGGATCGCTGGGGCAGCACGGTACTGCTTCCTTACTACGCTCTTTGTTATCTGTCTTACGCCGATGAATCAATCTAATTATCCTTTCCATTAATTCTCTGTGTGTTGATGTGTTTGtttaaattaatcaaattttaattagattattatGATTGTAAATCGaattaagaagaaaaacatATGCTTACAAGTTCGTAATTTGTGATATTATAATGTGGGAGATTGAATATTACAAATGTGTTCAATGTGGACAGGCAGCTGTAGATGCTAAGTATTACGGGAACACGGAAGTTTACAATATTCTGAAATCCCGTGGAGCCAAAGTTCCGGTATGTATATAGTCCGATcagcttctttctttctctcggATTGAAAAATTTAGCCTGTCTGCAGATGGAGATTAATACATTTGTCGTGttctctttgtttttattttctagaaaatCAGGAAGACACCAATGACTGTTGCGAATCCTCGAGAAGTTCCAGAGTATGAGCTCAATCCGTTAGAGCTTCACGTTCGAAAGAGTGATGGTATCACAAAGGTTGtcccttttctccttttctccACCATTTGTAGATTCTGCTCTGCTTTTCACTGTTCATATATGCTCCAGTCTAGTAGTGGTGGTAGTAGTTATGATATGCCTCAAGTCTTCGGGTGAATTGAAAGCGGTTTCTTTGTACTCGGGAAAATTGGAAGTCTGAGTCCCTTATTATTGAACTCCTATCAGGATGTGCGTAATGTTGCAGATCGGCAAGACAATTAATGTGTGCTTTCTTGTCTAGACAGATTGCTGATATATTTCTCCCTTTTTTCTCAACAGGGATCGTATCAAGTGGCTAAATGGAATGGTACGAAGGTTTCTGTAAAGATACTTGACAAGGATTGCTATACAGACCCTGAAAGCATGTATGTACTCTCATCCCCTGAAAACCGTTTAGGTGATGTTGTACTACCACTTATTTCTAAAGTAGTACAACATATGTAATCTTCTTGTTGTTTGAAATTGAATTGCTCCTTAGTTATTTGCAGAGCCATTAGTTCAGTGTGGGATGGCACATTTTTATGTTATAGACTTACATGGTTTTATGATGCATTCTTTCTTCATATTTCCTTAAATCCGACAGTAACGCTTTCAAACATGAGCTGGAGTTGTTAGAGAAGGTTCGGCATCCTAATGTCGTTCAATTTGTTGGTGCCGTTACCCAAAATATACCGATGATGATTGTTTCAGAGTATCATTCGAAAGTAAGCTCTCTCTCTGCATATATATTGAATGTGTGTGCGTGCGTGCACTCATATACACTCAAATATCTTAACCATGACTTGGCAATGCTTTGATGGTGATATTTCAGGGTGACTTGGGGAGCTATCTTCAAAAGAAAGGGCGCTTATCTCCATCAAAAGCCCTAAGATTTGCTCTTGACATTGCAAGGCATGTATTTGTTTTTCTGCCAAttattcttttaaaaacttcccCATTCAAATAGAAATTCAgcatacacaaaaaaaaaaaagttttatgttCAGATGACAAGCACATAAATCGTATCATATGGTTTATATATCTATGAGTACCTCAAGCATGTTCTTCCTTCTAACTGTCTAGCTAGGTTCAGCCAATTCACATTTAtgacatttttcttttcttatgctTGTTACCAGGGGCGTGAATTATCTTCATGAATGTAAACCAGACCCAGTAATCCACTGTGATTTAAAGCCAAAGTAAGACAACCAAATGCATAAGTTGATGTAATAGGTGTAATAACTGCCTATTATTTTTTTGATGGTTCTGGTTGGGATGTACCGTTATTtaatatttgaaattttggtaaGGTGCCAGAAATATTTTGCTCGATAATGGAGGTCAACTGAAAGTAGCTGGATTTGGCTTGTTAAGATTGTCAAAAATCTCACCTGACAAAGCAAAACTAGCACAGCCTTGGGCTGACACTGACCTTTCAAGTAAGTTCTTGTACCACCGAATCACTTTCTTGCCTTGAATTCATCTCTCATGATCTGCACTCTATGATCAAATTATTCGGTCTTTACAAGTAGaaatatattcataattaaaaattttTGATTCTGATTGTTGCTTAACTTTCGCTCTTTGAGAAGGAAATTTTCTCTTCGACTCTATAGGAGCGCAAGTTcttaatttctgggaaaatctaGATTATAGGAAGAATCATTTTCGAATCATTTAATTAGACAAAAGCTGATCAATCTACACAACTACTACATGCGTATTAGTGTATACAGGATGTGCATGTTGCTCTCAAAACATTGTATATTTCTGTTTTTTGCAAAAAGAAGACTAGATCTACTCATCTGAAACTCGTCATCAGGACTTGAATTATAATTTGTCCTCCTTCATTCTAGGTTTATATGTGGCACCTGAGATCTACAAagatgaaattttcaccaaaagtgtGGATGTGTACTCTTTCGGTCTTATATTATATGAGGTAACTTTCATTTTTACTGTCTTCATTGTGTTATCAAGTATAATTCATTGTCAGTTCAGCACTTCTAAATTAGTTTACTTTCCTGGGGTTTCTAGAATGTACTTTGCTTTCTCAAGCTTACACACTACACATAAAAATTTTGCTGTGAACGTAGCACTCTTGCAGACATTGACTTTTGAATTCTTATTTTAAAACACCGATGGTTTGGGGGAATTTTGTGGATGGTTTTCTCTTTTCATCTTGTGTGGAAAACAATTACATTGTTGCTTATTATTTGGAAATAAATAATAACTTGTCTTTGTGTGGCTTTGTTTTCTCATAGATGGTTGAGGGATTACAACCATTCCATCCCAAGCCTATGGAAGAGGCTGCGAAACTGATGTGTTTGGAAGGAAAAAGACCGCAGCTGAGGACCAAATCAAAGGGTTATCCCCCTGTAGTAAAAGAGTAAGTTTGATTTCAATACAAGTCACCGCATGGTCTGCTAATTAACATGCAATAACTTTTTCTCGTCGTATCTGAAAGGGGAATTGTAATGCTTAATTGATGATGCTAAAATGATATGCATGCAGGTTGATTGAGGAATGTTGGAATCCAGAACCTGTTATGAGGCCCATCTTCTCGGAGATTATTATACGGTTGGACAAGATAGTTTCGAATTGCTCAAAGCAGGGCTGGTGGAAGGACACGTTTAAGCTTCCTTGGTACGTCTATCTTCTGTGTATCTTCTAAAGGTTCATAGTATTTTCTCTCGCACACGGACAAGTTGTAGATTTCATTTTCTTACTGCACCGTAATGGAttatatgatttgatgatatgCAGGAAATAAGAGGAGGCGGTCTCAGTTCCATTGGAAAACGAATAGAGAGAAGGACTTGGGCGTAGACTAGGTGCTCGGGGCTCGACGTTGCAATGTAATTAATAATCAAGAGGGGGGCTTTGGTTTAGACTAAGAAATCGAGTCAGCCTACGTAAAAAGTTGGATTACTATCCCATAATCTTTGTTTGCCAAGGAGCTGGAACAGTTCCTTTCTAGTATGTATCAGATTCCTGTGCGAAAAAGAAATTTTCTTTTCCTGTAGATGATTTGTTTTACTTACGCGCACACGCACATTATAACGTACTCCCAAATTATAATCTCATTGCATCCGAATCCCTTCGATTTGCCGATGAATCACTGCATTTTGCAGCGAAAAGAAACGATCTATACACTGATGTTATTGTACGAACTGTAAAGTGTATAGAAGAAGAAGCCTTTCTGAAGTTGCTTTTTCTTTGGGTGAAGATGGAGCCCATAACGTAGACAAATTAACCACACGTGTCTGTAAATTTGTATTGTAAACCAATCATCTCAGATTAATTATCTTCATAAGTAATCGTTTGCTTATGGAATTATTCGGTCCTAATCACCATTTTATCCGAATTAATCGAGCATTTTCCTAGAAGATTCATGGGTTAAAAAGCCATCCACTTTTTTAACAACTGTTTGCATATAATTTAAAAGTAATGTGAAAGGTGGGTTCCTTCAAGTTGAAGCGGAAGACTAATCCAATATCTTGCTTGTATCCTTACTACATTATCTCTAACTACTGCGACTAATACACCTTATCGCTAACTTCAGAAGAAAAGGCTGAAACTTTCAGAAACTCGTCGTGTTAACAAGGGCACCCGAAAAGGAACACAAAAGAAACCGACTAATTAACTGCGCGAGGGAGGCTTGCGGCACAAGCAAGCACCAATACGAATATGTTGGAAGGAAGGAATAGGAGTTTTCAAGtgtgaaaggaagaaaaaaatggtTAATTGAGAAATGAGAAGGGGTTGTTTTTATTTTGCTCCTAATTTGGTAGAGGGGGAGAGAAAGTATGTGACAAAGACTCGTCAACAAGAGTCATATATATTTTCGTAGCATGATTGCAAAGCAAACCCGCCATTTAAACCCTATAAGTTCCTCCCACCTTCTTCCCCATTCATTCCATCCTTCCAATGGGGTGGCTTCACTCCCTCGGCTCCCCGTTGAAGAAGCTCTGGGATCGTCTGCACTTGAGCCACAGAAAGCGTACGCAATTCCTCGTTTCTCCTTCTGCAATCTAATTCTATCTAACCTCTTTCCTCTTAATCTCCGGCTCTCAGTTTGATTCTTTACAAAATGCAGGAAAGgggatatatatattgtacaagGACGTGAGGTCTTGTCCGTGCGAAGATGTGCATGTTCTCTGGTCCATCCTGGTTGACTCGCAGTCGCAACCTGCAGCTGCTGCATTGCGATCTACATGATTATTATTTAAGAGGATAGTTTTATCTTCTTGTACATGATAAATTTCACTGCGTTATACTATATATAGTGTACATACGTACGTTGATAATCCTATAAGCCTTTTTATGGCTTATTTGCTATCTTTAACTTGACCAGCTTTAAATTGTGTCATGCCACTTtctcaatttaattaaaaacttttgTTCGACTTCCTCTGATTGTGTTTGGCACCCTCGATGATCTGACCATTGCGTCTTtacttcttgattttttttttttaatttattcaatttaatttttgggAAAGAAGATAAAAGTTTAGCAAAAAGGAAACGATGgtgtggaatttttttttttttttttaagaataaaGGAGAAAATTGGAACATACATTTAGAATTTTACTAGGCGGAATAACATATTTTGAGACGGAAATAACAATTATAAAGAATAGCTTCTAGGGCAAAAAGAACAAGCAAAATCATAACCAAGCTGAACGAGACTTACTAGGCAACGGATGTTGACGAACGATCGTGCTAGCCTCTAGGAGAGGAATGCCCCCACAGAAAATTAGTTTCACGAAAAaagttatttaaaattttaattggtgtttttaatttaataaaagaaaatcGGTGGGCTTTGGGTTGAGATTAATATTTTGGAGAGCGGCCCAACATATCTTCAACTCTAGTAAGtagaaaccctaaaaccctaccCCTCCTTCCCTGGCGAAAAAGCTCACAACGCACGCGCACACAGGAGGGAAAGAAGAGCGGAGGCgcagaaattgaaatttgaaacacACGGTAGAGAAAGACAGCCATGGCGGATAGCAAGGCGGTGACGATCCGAACGAGGAAGTTCATGACCAATCGTCTCCTCTCCAGAAAGCAGTTCGTGAGTCTTCTACCTACTATTCTCCTGGTTGGTCAACTAGAAAAAAACGTAGgagaaaccaagaaaaatatCCAACCAAACAATCCCATATCATAAACTGAATCTCGAGTTCAACTGTGCTGCCGAAGTGGAATCGTAAATCTAGCTGTAAAAAGCATTGCCCAGAAAAGCAATGTATTTCTACGTTTTAACTTTGAGTGTGTAAATCCTTTGCTTCGTGCAGGTTATCGATGTCCTGCATCCAGGACGACCGAATGTTTCCAAGGTTTGTTTTCCGTTCTTTAATTTTCTAATGTTAGTGTTAACATTTTACTCCTGAAAATTCTAGTACTGTTGAACTACATGTTATTTTGTAAGACTTGGCGCAAAACCGAGGGCAGCTCATACAGCCACCCCACTTAGTGGGGGTAAGGCTTGGTTGTTGtaaagaaatgttttgaatctTAGACAATGGTTTGGAGGTTTGGGTTGCACTATATCGACGATGTTTAGTTGTTCATGTTGTTAATCTCACCTTTTCTTTAGTTGTGGCTTTATTTTTTCGCTGGGCGGATTGTTTGTTCTGTCGGCTG
This window contains:
- the LOC103456338 gene encoding integrin-linked protein kinase 1-like → MENIAAQLKRGISRQFSTGSLRRNLSRQFSRQSSLDPRRNNLRFSFGRQSSLDPIRRSPSHDDDDDVDLSVPENLDSTMNLLFLACRGDVHGVEDLLNQGVDVNSIDLDGRTALHIAACEGHVEVARLLLSRKANIDARDRWGSTAAVDAKYYGNTEVYNILKSRGAKVPKIRKTPMTVANPREVPEYELNPLELHVRKSDGITKGSYQVAKWNGTKVSVKILDKDCYTDPESINAFKHELELLEKVRHPNVVQFVGAVTQNIPMMIVSEYHSKGDLGSYLQKKGRLSPSKALRFALDIARGVNYLHECKPDPVIHCDLKPKNILLDNGGQLKVAGFGLLRLSKISPDKAKLAQPWADTDLSSLYVAPEIYKDEIFTKSVDVYSFGLILYEMVEGLQPFHPKPMEEAAKLMCLEGKRPQLRTKSKGYPPVVKELIEECWNPEPVMRPIFSEIIIRLDKIVSNCSKQGWWKDTFKLPWK